A single genomic interval of Brassica oleracea mitochondrion, complete genome harbors:
- the orf120 gene encoding orf120 has product MQDASGMIGRTEARAKEPLPTASFPVYRRYKASAPEKNGNWVDLLRSIRSITAHSHNLCREIGAFGGTGELHLLLDRCVGQRARGTFCPPFLLCFENCVNGEWAEGKEVLIQRKSGNGSR; this is encoded by the coding sequence ATGCAAGATGCCAGCGGAATGATCGGCCGGACAGAGGCTAGGGCGAAGGAACCCCTTCCCACCGCGTCCTTCCCTGTGTATCGGAGATATAAAGCGAGTGCACCGGAAAAGAACGGGAACTGGGTCGATCTATTGCGAAGCATCCGAAGCATAACTGCACACTCACACAATCTTTGCCGAGAGATAGGAGCATTCGGTGGAACCGGTGAACTACACTTGCTTCTGGATAGATGTGTGGGACAGAGGGCTCGTGGTACCTTCTGCCCACCCTTCCTCCTCTGCTTTGAGAACTGTGTGAACGGAGAGTGGGCAGAAGGGAAGGAGGTCCTCATACAGAGAAAATCAGGGAATGGGTCGAGATAG
- the orf115a gene encoding orf115a translates to MRTSFPSAHSPFTQFSKQRRKGGQKVPRALCPTHLSRSKCSSPVPPNAPISRQRLCECAVMLRMLRNRSTQFPFFSGALALYLRYTGKDAVGRGSFALASVRPIIPLASCIHASV, encoded by the coding sequence ATGAGGACCTCCTTCCCTTCTGCCCACTCTCCGTTCACACAGTTCTCAAAGCAGAGGAGGAAGGGTGGGCAGAAGGTACCACGAGCCCTCTGTCCCACACATCTATCCAGAAGCAAGTGTAGTTCACCGGTTCCACCGAATGCTCCTATCTCTCGGCAAAGATTGTGTGAGTGTGCAGTTATGCTTCGGATGCTTCGCAATAGATCGACCCAGTTCCCGTTCTTTTCCGGTGCACTCGCTTTATATCTCCGATACACAGGGAAGGACGCGGTGGGAAGGGGTTCCTTCGCCCTAGCCTCTGTCCGGCCGATCATTCCGCTGGCATCTTGCATTCACGCCTCCGTTTGA
- the atp8 gene encoding atp8: protein MPQLDKFTYFSQFFWLCLFFFTFYIFICNDGDGVLGISRILKLRNQLLSHRGKTIQSKDPNSLEDLLRKGFSTGVSYMYASLFEVSQWCKAVDLLGKRRKITLISCFGEISGSRGMERNILYNISKSSPSNTGRWITCRNCRNDIMLIHVVHGQGSIK from the coding sequence ATGCCTCAACTGGATAAATTCACTTATTTTTCACAATTCTTCTGGTTATGCCTTTTCTTCTTTACTTTCTATATTTTCATATGCAATGATGGAGATGGAGTACTTGGGATCAGCAGAATTCTAAAACTACGGAACCAACTGCTTTCACACCGGGGGAAGACCATCCAGAGCAAGGACCCCAACAGTTTGGAAGATCTCTTGAGAAAAGGTTTTAGCACTGGTGTATCCTATATGTATGCTAGTTTATTCGAAGTATCCCAATGGTGTAAGGCCGTCGACTTATTGGGAAAAAGGAGGAAAATCACTTTGATCTCTTGTTTCGGAGAAATAAGTGGCTCACGAGGAATGGAAAGAAACATATTATATAATATATCGAAGTCCTCTCCTTCAAATACTGGAAGGTGGATCACTTGTAGGAATTGTAGGAATGACATAATGCTAATCCATGTTGTACATGGCCAAGGAAGCATAAAATGA